One Cinclus cinclus chromosome 24, bCinCin1.1, whole genome shotgun sequence genomic window carries:
- the CCDC43 gene encoding coiled-coil domain-containing protein 43 isoform X3 produces MAAPGGAGAAPMPAPMLVPDPPPFPAWLAERLDALGLDRAVYGAYIEGLLREEESDEERLEALRAVLAACLEEDLLTDVCREVVERWSDSQVIDAKEEKEDEVQAITSMMEKQARIVVKPREVSQEEKQRKAALLAQYANVTDEEDTVPKHQRGRCPECQETGEGAAAR; encoded by the exons atggcggcgcccgGCGGGGCAGGCGCAGCCCCGATGCCGGCTCCCATGCTGGTCCCGGATCCGCCGCCCTTCCCGGCCTGGCTCGCAGAGCGGCTGGACGCGCTGGGACTGGACCGCGCCGTGTACGGCGCCTACATCGAGGGGCTGCTGCGCGAGGAGGAGAGCGACGAGGAGCGGCTGGAGGCGCTGCGGGCCGTCCTGGCCGCCTGCCTG GAAGAAGATCTCTTGACTGATGTGTGCAGGGAGGTTGTGGAACGGTGGTCTGACTCCCAGGTCATTGATGccaaagaggagaaagaag ATGAGGTCCAGGCCATCACCAGCATGATGGAGAAGCAGGCCAGGATAGTGGTGAAGCCCCGGGAGGTGTCCcaggaggagaagcagaggaaggCTGCACTCCTGGCCCAGTATGCCAACGTGACCGATGAGGAGGA CACTGTTCCGAAACACCAACGTGGAAGATGTCCTGAATGCCAGGAAACTGGAGAGGGAGCTGCTGCGAGATGA
- the CCDC43 gene encoding coiled-coil domain-containing protein 43 isoform X2: MAAPGGAGAAPMPAPMLVPDPPPFPAWLAERLDALGLDRAVYGAYIEGLLREEESDEERLEALRAVLAACLEEDLLTDVCREVVERWSDSQVIDAKEEKEDEVQAITSMMEKQARIVVKPREVSQEEKQRKAALLAQYANVTDEEDGGDEQDGLTTAVNIGSEKSLFRNTNVEDVLNARKLERELLRDEFQKKKEQDKLQREKDKLAKQERKEKEKKRTQKGERKR, translated from the exons atggcggcgcccgGCGGGGCAGGCGCAGCCCCGATGCCGGCTCCCATGCTGGTCCCGGATCCGCCGCCCTTCCCGGCCTGGCTCGCAGAGCGGCTGGACGCGCTGGGACTGGACCGCGCCGTGTACGGCGCCTACATCGAGGGGCTGCTGCGCGAGGAGGAGAGCGACGAGGAGCGGCTGGAGGCGCTGCGGGCCGTCCTGGCCGCCTGCCTG GAAGAAGATCTCTTGACTGATGTGTGCAGGGAGGTTGTGGAACGGTGGTCTGACTCCCAGGTCATTGATGccaaagaggagaaagaag ATGAGGTCCAGGCCATCACCAGCATGATGGAGAAGCAGGCCAGGATAGTGGTGAAGCCCCGGGAGGTGTCCcaggaggagaagcagaggaaggCTGCACTCCTGGCCCAGTATGCCAACGTGACCGATGAGGAGGA TGGTGGGGATGAACAGGATGGATTGACGACAGCAGTAAATATTGGATCAGAAAAAT CACTGTTCCGAAACACCAACGTGGAAGATGTCCTGAATGCCAGGAAACTGGAGAGGGAGCTGCTGCGAGATGAGTTCCAGAAGAAGAAAGAGCAGGATAAACTGCAGAGGGAGAAGGACAAGCTGGCCAAGCAGGAGcggaaggagaaggagaagaaacgAACACAGAAAGGCGAGCGGAAGCGGTAG
- the CCDC43 gene encoding coiled-coil domain-containing protein 43 isoform X1: protein MAAPGGAGAAPMPAPMLVPDPPPFPAWLAERLDALGLDRAVYGAYIEGLLREEESDEERLEALRAVLAACLEEDLLTDVCREVVERWSDSQVIDAKEEKEGRVLCLGVLCPGPQCGVTCNGICVFDLVGLKLVLPHGGRSDLPLIPLLLSYSFTWHGDEQLHFGLPQHLLLFGFIILKGKGGFLFFFLFCFLVCGVFDLLLVFWHWVFCGGCLVVFWFFFPFLLDFLLFFCLVSCVCVWFFFSV from the exons atggcggcgcccgGCGGGGCAGGCGCAGCCCCGATGCCGGCTCCCATGCTGGTCCCGGATCCGCCGCCCTTCCCGGCCTGGCTCGCAGAGCGGCTGGACGCGCTGGGACTGGACCGCGCCGTGTACGGCGCCTACATCGAGGGGCTGCTGCGCGAGGAGGAGAGCGACGAGGAGCGGCTGGAGGCGCTGCGGGCCGTCCTGGCCGCCTGCCTG GAAGAAGATCTCTTGACTGATGTGTGCAGGGAGGTTGTGGAACGGTGGTCTGACTCCCAGGTCATTGATGccaaagaggagaaagaaggtAGAGTGCTGTGCCTTGGGGTGCTGTGCCCTGGTCCTCAGTGTGGTGTGACCTGCAATGGGATCTGTGTGTTTGACCTGGTTGGACTTAAACTAGTGCTGCCCCATGGGGGCAGGTCTGACCTCCCTCTCATTCCATTGCTGCTCAGTTACTCTTTTACCTGGCATGGGGATGAGCAGCTTCACTTTGGGCTGCCCCAGCATTTGCTGCTCTTTGGGTTCATCATCCTGAAGGGGAAaggtgggtttttgtttttttttttgttttgttttcttgtttgtggggtttttgaccttctgttggttttttggcattgggttttttgtggtggttgtttggttgttttttggtttttttttccatttctgttggattttttgttgtttttttgtttggtttcgtgtgtgtgtgtgtggttctttttttctgtatga
- the MEIOC gene encoding meiosis-specific coiled-coil domain-containing protein MEIOC, whose protein sequence is MVQISTTALRVCMPNVAFRGGGRCWGSAEAGGRPTDVISTALPGSASLYSCYKSQNEENAELPQAYSSSLSTSEYSAPMDPSLLYPPWSTCTDDTKQPAAPQINLKSRVQPERNDYGSETDLYGLVSNILEEQDKPQPCFAEGSCPPTLKSVWPVNTTRMEHHDLLPEAGRAVVGTVPQQGFYGSESIPAADKQFLQSPTLVAQQKADDCYRGFAGVDLEEQSLYSRSDCASGCNLPASESTKTAPMYQNYPYLKNTFAAQAGYSEAIKDLGADAYSYGREKVCPKGADAQVHSKQAEAFLPQCHRYNENTDYTRYTEYSHAGKAKPNKGTGCSLQENRKLVNGTPEAPSLDAESYAKLFQVKSGTQKNFEDTISDQHDFTFPKSVGLVSEKQFAQESSFGTDFGQKFEYGLKSFAACPGNNGVEKQQFSRADIQNPEFYKSLSLLPSAAVPSAGSSARPGWMFIQTKPTASSPFQNPSPLLTLNNQSPAFPKGSRHSNDAFQLPSSNLPLNSNLLHKYCQDNPFLSSLDFGYSTAERARVAACMEALVRAGEENLIEYLSEKKLKQPNGFCDSYVAQQLGITDSLNKQRFQLKPQSEHCDLEGQNQADGVFQDMYQELLESQGQLHLRAGNGDTSAIGAGSCPQAPGIPNCMVGDFRQKRQLGPSAFPMRSARLLGRSVVPLMEPHTLFSQNDLKRLYPCFTEKMYSDSALSGFMSAFGFQKQVKSRSGPASELHVRLEECYEQWRALEKERKKTESALAKNFQGKKVSSTNNIPVPRLTSNPSRVDRLIVDQLREQARVVTLLGKMERLRSSPLHANISTALDKQLESIHVVQARRKDEIVSASSRQRHGPPRCQDERVVLALAAALRALCLATLKVRTVLWCAFQMTLPKHSAGKRARDRLPQEGAAPEEKGAETPAAAAPRGPREGGAEEAPGPCTDLLRSVYERGDVNSS, encoded by the exons CCCAACGTGGCGTTCCGAGGCGGCGGCCGCTGCTGGGGCAGTGCGGAAGCGGGCGGGAGGCCCACGGACGTGATTAGCACCGCCCTGCCGGGCTCTGCCTCGCTCTATAGCTGCTACAAATCACAG AATGAAGAAAATGCGGAGTTACCTCAGGCCTACAGTTCTTCCCTTTCAACATCAGAGTACTCTGCACCCATGGACCCTTCCCTTTTGTACCCCCCTTGGTCTACATGTACAGATGACACCAAGcagcctgctgctcctcagatTAACCTGAAGTCCAG GGTTCAGCCCGAAAGGAATGATTATGGCAGTGAAACTGATTTATATGGACTCGTGTCAAATATCTTGGAAGAACAAGACAAACCACAGCCGTGCTTTGCTGAGGG GAGTTGTCCTCCCACCCTGAAGTCAGTGTGGCCAGTGAACACGACCAGAATGGAGCACCATGACCTGTTGCCAGAAGCTGGGAGGGCAGTTGTTGGAACAGTGCCCCAGCAGGGTTTCTATGGCAGTGAGTCTATCCCTGCTGCTGACAAGCAGTTCCTGCAGAGTCCCACTCTGGTGGCACAGCAGAAAGCAGATGATTGTTACCGTGGCTTTGCTGGCGTGGACCTGGAAGAGCAAAGCTTGTACTCCAGGAGTGATTGTGCCAGTGGCTGCAACTTGCCAGCCAGTGAGAGTACGAAGACAGCACCTATGTATCAGAACTACCCCTACCTGAAAAACACCTttgcagcccaggctggatACTCAGAAGCAATCAAAGACTTGGGAGCTGATGCTTATTCTTATGGGAGGGAGAAGGTGTGTCCCAAAGGAGCAGATGCACAGGTTCACTCAAAGCAGGCAGAAGCATTCCTTCCACAGTGTCACAGATACAATGAAAACACAGATTATACCAGGTACACTGAATATTCTCATGCTGGTAAAGCAAAGCCCAACAAGGGCACCGGTTGTAGCCTTCAAGAAAATAGAAAGCTGGTAAATGGAACCCCTGAGGCACCATCTCTAGATGCAGAGTCCTATGCTAAATTATTTCAAGTTAAATCAGGAACTCAGAAAAATTTTGAAGATACAATTTCAGATCAGCACGACTTTACATTTCCCAAGTCTGTAGGACTTGTATCAGAAAAACAATTTGCACAAGAATCTTCCTTCGGCACTGATTTTGGGCAAAAATTTGAGTATGGACTAAAATCTTTTGCAGCTTGTCCAGGGAATAATGGtgtggaaaagcagcagttttccaGGGCCGATATTCAGAATCCTGAATTCTACAAATCACTCTCCCTGTTGCCCAGTGCAGCAGTCCCCTCAGCAGGCTCTAGCGCCAGGCCAGGGTGGATGTTCATCCAAACCAAACCCACGGCTTCCAGCCCCTTCCAGAATCCAAGTCCTTTGTTGACGCTGAATAATCAGTCACCTGCATTTCCAAAAGGCTCTCGTCATTCTAATGATGCTTTTCAGTTGCCATCTTCAAATTTGCCTTTAAATAGTAATTTACTTCACAAGTACTGTCAAGACAACCCATTCCTCTCCAGCCTTGACTTTGGCTACAGCACTGCAGAGCGAGCTCGGGTAGCTGCATGCATGGAAGCTCTAGTTAGGGCTGGGGAAGAGAACCTCATCGAGTACCTCAGTGAGAAGAAGTTGAAGCAGCCAAATGGATTCTGTGACAGTTACGTGGCTCAGCAGTTGGGGATCACTGACAGTCTGAACAAGCAGCGTTTCCAGCTGAAGCCGCAGAGCGAGCACTGCGATCTGGAAGGGCAGAACCAGGCAGATGGGGTGTTTCAGGACATGTACCAGGAGTTACTGGAGTCTCAGGGGCAGCTGCATctcagggcagggaatggggacaccaGTGCCATcggtgctgggagctgcccgCAGGCTCCCGGCATTCCCAACTGCATGGTGGGTGACTTCAGGCAGAAGCGGCAGCTGGGCCCCAGCGCCTTCCCCATGAGATCTGCCCGCCTCTTGGGCCGTTCTGTGGTGCCTCTGATGGAGCCTCACACCTTGTTCTCCCAGAATGATCTCAAACGCCTCTACCCCTGCTTCACAGAGAAGATGTACAGCGACAGTGCCCTCTCTGGTTTCATGTCAGCATTTGGATTTCAAAAGCAAGTTAAAAGTCGCAGTGGGCCTGCCAGTGAGTTGCATGTGAGACTGGAAGAGTGTTATGAACAGTGGAGAGctttggagaaagaaagaaagaag actGAATCAGCTCTTGCGAAGAATTTCCAAGGGAAGAAGGTTTCCAGTACTAACAACATTCCAGTTCCAAGGCTGACATCAAATCCATCAAGGGTTGATCGCTTAATTGTGGATCAGCTACGGGAACAAGCCAGA GTGGTGACTTTACTGGGGAAGATGGAGCGCCTGCGCAGTTCCCCGCTCCACGCCAACATCTCCACTGCCCTGGATAAACAGCTGGAGTCCATCCACGTGGTGCAGGCTCGCAGGAAGGATGAAATTGTCAGTGCTTCCAGCCGGCAGCGGCACGGCCCGCCCCGCTGCCAGGACGAGAGAG TGGTGCTCGCTCTGGCCGCGGCGCTCCGGGCCCTGTGCCTGGCCACGCTCAAGGTCCGCACCGTGCTCTGGTGTGCCTTCCAGATGACGCTGCCCAAACACTCCGCCGGCAAACGTGCTCGGGACAGACTTCCCCAGGAGGGGGCAGCGCCCGAAGAGAAAGGAGCGGAGACGCCCGCGGCTGCGGCCCCGCGAGGGCCCAGGGAAGGGGGTGCAGAGGAAGCCCCGGGGCCGTGCACAGACCTGCTCCGCAGTGTGTACGAGAGAGGAGACGTGAATTCCTCGtaa